The following proteins come from a genomic window of Triticum aestivum cultivar Chinese Spring chromosome 6A, IWGSC CS RefSeq v2.1, whole genome shotgun sequence:
- the LOC123131828 gene encoding NAC domain-containing protein 67 codes for MVMAAEGRRGDAEAELNLPPGFRFHPTDEELVADYLCARAAGRAPPVPIIAELDLYRFDPWELPERALFGAREWYFFTPRDRKYPNGSRPSRAAGGGYWKATGADRPVARAGRTLGIKKALVFYHGRPAAGVKTDWIMHEYRLAGAAAKRDGASLRLDDWVLCRLYNKKNQWEKMQRQRQEEEEAAAKAAASQSTSWGETRTPESDVDNGPFPELDSLPEFQGMGTTNAAILPKEEVRELGNDDWLMGISLDDLQGPGSLMLPWDDSYAASFLSPVAVMKMEQDVSPFFF; via the coding sequence ATGGtgatggcggcggaggggcggcggGGGGACGCGGAGGCGGAGCTGAACCTGCCGCCGGGGTTCCGGTTCCACCCGACGGACGAGGAGCTGGTGGCGGACTACCTCTGCGCGCGCGCGGCCGGGCGCGCGCCGCCGGTGCCCATCATCGCCGAGCTCGACCTCTACCGGTTCGACCCGTGGGAGCTCCCGGAGCGGGCGCTCTTCGGGGCGCGGGAGTGGTACTTCTTCACGCCGCGGGACCGCAAGTACCCCAACGGCTCCCGCCCCAGCCGGGCCGCCGGGGGCGGCTACTGGAAGGCCACCGGCGCCGACAGGCCCGTGGCGCGCGCGGGCAGGACCCTCGGGATCAAGAAGGCGCTCGTCTTCTACCACGGCAGGCCGGCGGCGGGGGTCAAGACGGACTGGATCATGCACGAGtaccgcctcgccggcgccgccgccaagaGGGACGGCGCCTCGCTCAGGCTCGACGACTGGGTGCTCTGCCGCCTCTACAACAAGAAGAACCAGTGGGAGAAGATGCAGCGGcagcggcaggaggaggaggaggcggcggccaaggcTGCGGCGTCACAGTCGACCTCGTGGGGTGAGACGCGGACGCCGGAGTCCGATGTCGACAACGGTCCGTTCCCGGAGCTGGACTCGCTGCCGGAGTTCCAGGGAATGGGGACGACAAACGCGGCGATACTGCCAAAGGAGGAGGTGCGGGAGCTGGGCAACGACGACTggctcatggggatcagcctcgaCGATCTTCAGGGCCCCGGCTCCCTGATGCTGCCCTGGGACGACTCCTACGCCGCCTCGTTCCTGTCGCCGGTGGccgtgatgaagatggagcaggACGTCAGCCCATTCTTCTTCTGA